In Trichoderma asperellum chromosome 1, complete sequence, a single window of DNA contains:
- a CDS encoding uncharacterized protein (EggNog:ENOG41), which yields MTKVKKGSSDRRPYDIRRVSLMQPNRALSHDAQDGLSLYEEVNRQFAQEFPQTAWNFGQQSRVPWLLSPHPERQEDMTTAPADNATSTGTPAVHMPANDFEFVTPTDYSLSTPNDDADFDFLSATTSPMTAPVTSPSQLSDISDPFTTLSADFDPLWDPDALGSLLPWNNSRAQGPYCYKYHAIRNKGKCEANEQEQLERSDLMAPTPLFEQPAEHSMILHPEREPRGSERHVLAKESCVDRNNMNQIIYNLNQLGSRLRDDARRQLDVISDGCDASPLSFGEG from the coding sequence ATGACCAAGGTGAAGAAGGGCAGCTCTGATCGGCGACCGTACGACATCCGGCGCGTGTCCCTCATGCAGCCCAACAGGGCCCTGAGCCATGATGCCCAGGACGGACTCTCGCTGTATGAAGAAGTAAATCGCCAATTTGCGCAAGAATTTCCTCAGACGGCATGGAATTTTGGGCAACAATCCCGGGTGCCGTGGCTTCTCTCACCCCATCCAGAGCGACAGGAAGATATGACTACCGCTCCAGCAGATAACGCGACATCTACAGGTACTCCAGCAGTTCATATGCCGGCTAACGACTTTGAGTTCGTCACTCCAACAGATTACAGTCTTTCCACCCCCAACGACGATGCCGATTTTGATTTCCTATCCGCTACAACGTCCCCGATGACGGCACCAGTAACTTCACCCTCTCAGCTCTCGGACATATCAGATCCATTTACCACTCTCAGCGCCGACTTTGACCCGTTATGGGATCCCGATGCCTTAGGTTCACTACTCCCCTGGAATAATAGTCGAGCTCAAGGGCCATACTGCTACAAATACCATGCAATACGAAATAAAGGCAAATGCGAAGCGAACGAACAAGAACAGTTGGAGAGGTCAGATCTAATGGCTCCCACACCCCTCTTCGAGCAGCCTGCAGAGCACAGCATGATTCTACATCCAGAAAGAGAGCCCCGTGGTTCCGAACGCCACGTTTTAGCTAAGGAATCGTGTGTAGATAGAAATAACATGAATcagattatatataatttgaATCAGTTGGGCAGCCGGCTTCGCGATGATGCCCGCAGGCAGCTGGATGTTATAAGCGATGGTTGTGACGCGTCTCCGTTGAGCTTTGGTGAAGGCTGA